From Methanobrevibacter sp.:
AGAAAACAAATAAGAGTAAACGGAACCAAACCATGCCAACAATAAAGGAAATAATCAGGGACCTGGCAATTGCAGCATACAAGATCGGCTCAATTTTCATTCCAGTCAAAGACAATGTCATTTTATTTGAATCAAGCAATGGCCGTAATTATACTGGAAATCCCAAATATATCTATGAGGAAATGGTAAGACAAGGCCTTGATAAGAAATACAAATGCATCTGGTCTTTTCAAAACCCTGCAATCGAGATTCCTGGAAATGGGGAAAAAATTAAAAGATCAAGATTCAAATTTCTCTATTACAGCAGAAGAAGCAAGTTCTGGATATTTGATTCAAGGCATCAATACTACTTAAGAAAGAATAAAAAAACAAAATACATTCAAACATGGCATGGAACTCCTCTTAAAAAGCTTGCCTTGGATATGGAAAAGGTGAACATGAGCGGTCATCAAAATATAGAAAAATACAGGGAGAATTTTGCCAAAAACACTTCCGCATGGGATTATCTTATATCACAAAACAGCTATTCCTCTGAAATTTTCAAAAGGGCCTTTGCATTTGATGGTGAAATGCTTGAGATAGGCTATCCCCGCAATGATATTCTAATCAATGAAAACAATGAAACCAAGATAAATGAGATAAAAAATAAACTTGGTATAGATAAGAATAAAAAAATTATCCTTTATGCACCGACATGGAGAGATAATGAATATTATGACAGCGGAGTTTACAAGTTTGCAACAGAAATGGATTTTAATGCAATGAAAAATGCATTATCTGATGACTATGTTTTGATTGTGAAATTCCATTATCTTGTAAAGGACAAGATCAACTGGGAGGATTATGGAGATTTCGTTATTGAATGCAATGAAATGTGGGATATTCAAGAGCTTTATCTTATTTCAGATCTTCTAATAACAGATTATTCTTCCGTAATGTTTGATTATGCCCTATTGAACAGACCTATACTATTCTTCACATATGACATGGAGTTCTACAAGGACAATTTAAGAGACTTTTATTTTGATATCAATACCGTTCCCGGACCTCTTATAGAAACCACTGACGAACTTGTTGATTTTATCAAAAACAATACAAAAGAGGAATATTTTGAAAAGTATGGTGGCAAATATCAGGCTTTTAAGGAAAAATACAATGAATTCGATGATGGAAAGGCATCTGAGAATATAATAAAATTAATAAAAGAATTTTAACTATCCATAGAATTTTTTATTAATTTTAACATTTCTTCATCAACTTTTTTTTTATTTTAGG
This genomic window contains:
- a CDS encoding CDP-glycerol glycerophosphotransferase family protein, encoding MPTIKEIIRDLAIAAYKIGSIFIPVKDNVILFESSNGRNYTGNPKYIYEEMVRQGLDKKYKCIWSFQNPAIEIPGNGEKIKRSRFKFLYYSRRSKFWIFDSRHQYYLRKNKKTKYIQTWHGTPLKKLALDMEKVNMSGHQNIEKYRENFAKNTSAWDYLISQNSYSSEIFKRAFAFDGEMLEIGYPRNDILINENNETKINEIKNKLGIDKNKKIILYAPTWRDNEYYDSGVYKFATEMDFNAMKNALSDDYVLIVKFHYLVKDKINWEDYGDFVIECNEMWDIQELYLISDLLITDYSSVMFDYALLNRPILFFTYDMEFYKDNLRDFYFDINTVPGPLIETTDELVDFIKNNTKEEYFEKYGGKYQAFKEKYNEFDDGKASENIIKLIKEF